In bacterium, the sequence TGCGGCGCAATCCGCAGCACACCGACCGGCAGCTCGTGTTGTACCAGGCCGGGCTGTGCTACCTGAGGCTCGACCGCGCCGGCGATGCGGCAGACCGCTGGGAGGCGGCGGTGGCGCTCGACCCCGGCAGTGCGCTGGCCGAGCAGGCCTGGGTGCGCGCGGGCGACCTGTACTTCCAGGCCGAGCGCTTCGACGATGCCCGGCGTTGCTACCGCGGCCTGCTCGATCACTTCGCCGCCGGCGACGGCTCGGCACTTGGCCGGTTGCGCCTGGCGCAATGCGACTACAACGCGGATCGCGACCAGGACGCCATCACCGGCTACGGAACGGTCATCGAGAAGCACCCGGACTCGCCGCTGCGGGCGGATGCCGAGCGCGGCATCGAGCAGGCCCTGTACCGACTGGGGCAGGCAGCCGACGGCGTCGAGCAGTTGTCCGACCTGGTCGAGCACCATCCCGACAGTCCGTTCGCGGCCGACGCCCAGTTCCGCATCGCCAGCCGGCTCTACGAGAACAGGCAGTTCGAGAAGGCGGCCGACGAGTTCCGTCGCGTGGTCAGCCGGTGGCCGGGCTATTCGGCGGCCGATCGCGCCCAGTACCTGATGGCCGAGTCGTATGCCGAGGCCGGTCGCGGCGAGTCGGCACGCCAGGCCTACGAGCAGTTCCTGGGTTTCTTCGGGCAGAGCGAACTGAAGACCTCGGCGCGGTTCCGGCTGGGCATGAACCGCTTCGAGGCCGCCGACTATCGCGCGGCGGCGAAGGGCTTCGGCGAAGTGGTCTCCGCGGCGCCCGGCGGCGACATGGAGAAGGCCGCGCTCTACAACCTGGCCCTGTGCCAGAGGCTCGACGGCCAGCCGGCCCAGGCTGCGCTGCGACTGCAGGAGTACCGCGAGCGCTTCGCCGGCGACGAGCGGGCGGCGGCCGTCGCCTTCCAGCTCGGCGACCTGCATGAGCAGGCGGGAAGGCTGCCGCAGGCGGCGGCCGAACTGACGATCGCGGCCGCGGCTGCCGCGGAGGAGCCGCTGCGCACCGAGGTGCAGTACCGACTGGGCGCCTGTCGCGAGAAGCTGGCCGACAAGGCCGGCGCGCTGGCGGCCTACCGGCAGGCGGCTGCCTGTCCGGATCCTGACAACGCCTTCCGGCTGTCGGCACTGGCCCGTGGCGCCGTGCTCAGCGAGGACAACGGTGATCTCAAGGCCGCGTTGGCGGCCTACAAGGACCTGATGAGGAACGCTACCGATCCGCAACTGGTGGCCGCGGCGTCGGACCGCGCCTCGCAGATCGCGGCGGTGATCCGCTAGCACGGGCGGGCCGGGGCCGTCCACAACACGAGGAGCAGGGATGTTCGTCGACTTCGACTGGGGCAGCGCGCTGGCGCAGAGCCCGATCCTGATCGTGCTGCTGCTCTGCAGCATCGTGACGCTGGGATTCGCACTGGAGCGCATCAGCTATTACCGCAAGCGCGGCGGCAATCCCGACGCGACCATGCGCAAGGCGATGAATGCCATCCAGGGCGGCCGCTTCGAGGAGGCGATCAACCATTTCCAGGACCTGGCGCATCCGCTGGGACCGGTGGCCACGAACACGCTGCACGGCTTCCAGCGCGCGCCCGGCGAGGCGGAGGAGATCATGCACGTGATGCTCAACCAGCAGAAGCTGCTGCTCGAGCGCAACACGGGCCTGCTCGGCACCATGGCCGCCATCACGCCGCTGATCGGCCTGCTGGGCACGGTCTGGGGCATCATGCGCGCCTTCCAGGCGATGAGCGCCGCCGGTTCGGCCGCGCCGGCCATCGTGGCCGGGGGCGTGGCCGAGGCGCTGGTGACCACGGCGGCGGGCCTGGTCATCGCGGTGCCCTCGGTGATGCTCTACAACCACCTGAACCGGCGCCTGGCCACCATGCTTTCGGTGGCCGAGAACCACACGCGCCTGCTCTGCGTGGCGGCGCGCGAGGCCGTCGGCCTGAGCGTGCCGGCGCCGGTGATGGAACCGGCGCCGGTGGCGCGCGCCGGCCGCCGCGTGGCCCGTGAACCCGTGGCGGCGGTCTAGGTGATGAACCTGCGCCGCCGCAACGACCAGCTGGACGAGGGTCCGCTGGCCGAGATCTACACCACGCCGCTGATCGACGTGTCGCTGGTGCTGGTCGTGATCCTGCTGCTGGCCACGCCGCTCGCCTTCGAGTCGAGCTTCGGCGTGCGCAAGGGTTCGTCGCTGGCGCAGCCGGCCGTGGCGGAGGACCTGCCGGACCGCGTGGAACTGGCCATCACGGGCGAGGACCGCGTCGAGGTCAACGGCCGCGCCGTGGCGGTGGCGCAACTGGCCGGCGCCCTGCGGCCGCTGCTTGGCCCGGGTTCGCGGCGCGAGGTGGCGGTCTCCTGCGGGGATCGCGTGAGCCACGGCGCCTTCGTGCGCGTGCTCGACATCGCCAAGCTGAACGGCGCGGCGATCATCAACGTGGCGGAGAGGTGACATGAGGCTCAGGCAGGCACCGACAGCGCCCCCCATGGTGAAGATCAACGTGACGCCCATCATCGACGTGGCGCTGGTGCTCGTGATCATCCTGCTGGTGACGGCGCCCATGATGTCGATGTCGGACCTGCCGGTCGACCTGCCGGCGGCGCACGCGCGCGACACCGAGCGCCCCGATTTCATCAGCCTCACGCTGGCGAAGGACGGTCGGCTGGCGATCGACGAGGCGGAGCTCGGCGGAATCGACGAGGTTGCGCCGCGGCTGCGCGAAAGGCTGGCCGCGAGGCGTGACAAGGACCGGTTGGTGGTCGTGCGGGCCGATGCATCGCTGCCGCATGCGGCCGTCCGTCGGCCTGCTCGAGGCCGCGCGCGAAGGCGGGGCCCGCAACCTCGGCATCGCAACCAGCCAGATCACGGACGGTCGGCCATGACGGCATTGACATTGCACGACGACTTCCTGGCCATGCGCGCCCGCTTCCACCGGGCGCTGGCGATAAGCGTGGGCGTGCATGCCCTGCTGGCGCTGGGCCTGCTGCTGGCGGACGAGGCGCACCCCGACCTGCCGCGCATCATCGAGGTGACC encodes:
- a CDS encoding MotA/TolQ/ExbB proton channel family protein; protein product: MFVDFDWGSALAQSPILIVLLLCSIVTLGFALERISYYRKRGGNPDATMRKAMNAIQGGRFEEAINHFQDLAHPLGPVATNTLHGFQRAPGEAEEIMHVMLNQQKLLLERNTGLLGTMAAITPLIGLLGTVWGIMRAFQAMSAAGSAAPAIVAGGVAEALVTTAAGLVIAVPSVMLYNHLNRRLATMLSVAENHTRLLCVAAREAVGLSVPAPVMEPAPVARAGRRVAREPVAAV
- a CDS encoding biopolymer transporter ExbD, whose protein sequence is MNLRRRNDQLDEGPLAEIYTTPLIDVSLVLVVILLLATPLAFESSFGVRKGSSLAQPAVAEDLPDRVELAITGEDRVEVNGRAVAVAQLAGALRPLLGPGSRREVAVSCGDRVSHGAFVRVLDIAKLNGAAIINVAER